The Polyangium spumosum genome includes a window with the following:
- a CDS encoding pentapeptide repeat-containing protein, with amino-acid sequence MDRAELEARVRDGDAITDVDLGAMDLAGASLGGGIFTRVCFSGTNLEGASLREGIFDNCVFDGARMARANLRLAVIDKASMSSTNLAGANLIGTKITGGSQRSLQLGGADLTIAAILNADLSGANLEGAKLDRTTFVDTVVAGINLSRCAVKQCVLLKADLSAAKLAGASFDMAIFTEGSLRGQSLAGGSFRMCQFAGTDLEGVDFTGADLTQCNFKDARLVSAKLDRAKCTRALFVEAKLHRASLTKALLSQSIFMKAELLGANLAGAKADQCIFKRANCQATRWSEADLTYADFSYADVSACDFRGATLMRALFHASIQKDTLFGASRAAALANDPEMLEAERFRS; translated from the coding sequence ATGGATAGGGCGGAGCTCGAGGCGCGGGTGCGGGACGGCGACGCGATCACGGACGTCGATCTCGGAGCCATGGACCTCGCGGGCGCGAGCCTCGGCGGCGGGATTTTTACGCGCGTGTGCTTCTCGGGGACGAACCTGGAGGGGGCGTCGCTGCGCGAAGGGATCTTCGACAATTGCGTGTTCGACGGGGCCCGCATGGCGCGCGCGAATTTGCGGCTCGCGGTGATCGACAAGGCGTCCATGTCGTCGACGAACCTCGCGGGCGCGAACCTCATCGGGACGAAGATCACCGGCGGATCGCAGCGGAGCTTGCAGCTCGGCGGCGCGGACCTGACCATCGCCGCCATCCTGAACGCAGACCTCTCGGGCGCCAATCTGGAGGGCGCGAAGCTCGACCGGACGACGTTCGTGGACACGGTCGTCGCGGGGATCAACCTGTCCCGATGCGCCGTCAAGCAATGCGTGCTCCTCAAGGCCGACCTCTCGGCCGCGAAGCTCGCGGGCGCGTCGTTCGACATGGCGATCTTCACGGAGGGGAGCCTGCGCGGGCAATCGCTCGCGGGGGGGAGCTTCCGGATGTGCCAGTTCGCCGGGACAGACCTCGAGGGCGTGGACTTCACCGGGGCGGACCTCACGCAATGCAACTTCAAGGACGCGCGGCTGGTCTCCGCGAAGCTCGATCGAGCGAAATGCACCCGCGCGCTCTTCGTGGAGGCGAAGCTCCACCGGGCGTCGCTCACGAAGGCGCTGCTGTCGCAATCGATCTTCATGAAGGCCGAGCTCCTGGGGGCGAACCTCGCGGGCGCGAAGGCCGACCAGTGCATCTTCAAGCGCGCGAATTGCCAGGCCACGAGGTGGAGCGAAGCCGACCTCACGTACGCCGATTTCAGCTACGCCGACGTGAGCGCGTGTGATTTCCGGGGCGCGACGCTGATGCGCGCGCTCTTCCACGCCTCGATCCAGAAGGACACGCTCTTCGGCGCCAGTCGCGCCGCCGCGCTCGCCAACGACCCCGAGATGCTCGAAGCCGAACGATTCCGGAGCTAG
- a CDS encoding DUF3540 domain-containing protein, protein MVAPASILHEEQVIQETARVVADKPLLLRAGSVEYRAERAASCLLCPAVGDEVLVALLPDRRAFVLAVLTRDAAKRSEVRVDGDLLIASNSGRVSVSGPEGVAVVTPGDVEMVAGKITLRSAATALASEAITVVGKAVVMELDRVKLGARTLDSVLERFTQKVKRAIRTVEETDHLRAERIDYAAEKSLAVSAENAVVTARELVKMDGGQIHLG, encoded by the coding sequence ATGGTCGCCCCTGCCTCGATCTTGCACGAAGAACAGGTCATTCAGGAGACCGCCCGGGTCGTCGCGGACAAACCGCTGCTGCTCCGGGCCGGCAGCGTCGAATATCGCGCCGAACGCGCCGCGAGCTGCCTGCTCTGCCCCGCCGTCGGCGACGAGGTGCTCGTCGCGCTGCTGCCGGATCGGCGCGCGTTCGTGCTCGCAGTGCTGACGCGCGACGCCGCGAAGCGGAGCGAGGTGCGCGTGGACGGCGACCTCCTCATCGCCTCGAATTCGGGGCGCGTCTCGGTCTCCGGGCCGGAGGGGGTCGCCGTGGTGACGCCGGGCGACGTGGAAATGGTGGCCGGGAAGATCACGCTGCGATCGGCGGCCACGGCGCTGGCGAGCGAGGCGATCACCGTGGTCGGAAAGGCCGTGGTGATGGAGCTCGATCGGGTGAAGCTCGGCGCGCGTACGCTCGATTCGGTGCTCGAGCGCTTCACGCAGAAGGTGAAGCGCGCGATCCGCACGGTGGAGGAGACGGACCACCTGCGCGCCGAGCGCATCGATTACGCCGCGGAGAAGAGCCTCGCGGTGTCCGCCGAGAATGCGGTGGTGACGGCGCGCGAGCTCGTCAAAATGGACGGCGGCCAGATCCACCTCGGCTGA
- a CDS encoding DUF4150 domain-containing protein has protein sequence MFANTQMMGMDLGFPDVCLTPTPAPVPIPYPNVAMGPMGVPAAYNILFVCAPAHNMGTSIPMTNGDNAGVALGVASGMVMGPQRHLLAAFTCLIGGMPATRMTSMGIHNMTNCPGMRLVPSQPKVLILSP, from the coding sequence ATGTTCGCGAACACGCAGATGATGGGCATGGACCTCGGCTTCCCGGACGTGTGCCTGACGCCGACGCCGGCGCCGGTGCCGATCCCCTATCCGAACGTCGCCATGGGGCCGATGGGCGTGCCCGCCGCCTACAACATCCTCTTCGTGTGCGCACCGGCGCACAACATGGGCACGTCGATTCCGATGACGAACGGCGATAACGCGGGCGTCGCGCTCGGCGTGGCCTCCGGGATGGTGATGGGGCCTCAACGGCACCTGCTCGCGGCGTTCACCTGCCTCATCGGCGGCATGCCCGCCACGCGGATGACGAGCATGGGCATTCACAACATGACGAACTGCCCCGGGATGCGGCTCGTGCCGAGCCAGCCGAAGGTGCTCATCCTGTCGCCCTGA
- a CDS encoding PQQ-binding-like beta-propeller repeat protein has translation MEEPLLVLEPNTLTAIDPTTGAVRWSTSLPGCNPIYARLAIAEGVAVVAAYDFLACVQQQSGQLLWRVPTRKGARGGVVIRNGRLFLYKSGAIECYDGRGARLWAREGESQYGGSLGFSGDVCWVPNDRN, from the coding sequence ATGGAAGAGCCCCTCCTCGTGCTCGAGCCCAATACGTTGACCGCGATCGACCCCACGACCGGCGCCGTCCGCTGGTCGACCTCGCTCCCCGGCTGCAACCCGATCTACGCGCGCCTCGCGATTGCCGAGGGCGTCGCGGTCGTCGCCGCGTACGATTTCCTCGCCTGCGTCCAGCAGCAATCTGGCCAGCTCCTCTGGCGCGTGCCGACCCGCAAGGGCGCGCGGGGCGGCGTCGTCATCCGCAATGGCCGGCTCTTCCTCTACAAGAGCGGCGCGATCGAGTGTTACGACGGTCGCGGCGCGCGGCTCTGGGCTCGCGAGGGCGAGAGCCAGTATGGCGGCTCCCTCGGCTTCTCCGGCGACGTCTGCTGGGTGCCGAACGATCGGAATTGA
- a CDS encoding S66 peptidase family protein, protein MLKRNATIAVVAPAGIPQLAGVAAGVRLVKSWGYEVVLAPNLEKQHHYTAGPAATRTEDLLWALTAEGIDAVWLARGGYGCMHCLPSLPSEGLDGRPVIGCSDATALFSALEKTRSGHLVHGPMLESITTKVDEATRTRIRAMLAGEEVAAIPATHFAGPADEVRGRVLGGNLCVLASLAGTPWALSARGAIVVLEEVTEVPYRVDRLLTQLRLSGALDGAAGIALGDFTKCDPPEGARYELTDVLREVLEPLGLPVWSALTLGHDKRNLAFRVGEEGTLGAGGLSQERSA, encoded by the coding sequence ATGCTGAAGCGAAATGCCACGATCGCCGTCGTCGCCCCCGCGGGGATCCCGCAGCTCGCCGGGGTCGCGGCCGGCGTGCGGCTCGTGAAGAGCTGGGGCTACGAGGTCGTCCTCGCGCCGAACCTGGAGAAGCAACACCATTACACCGCAGGCCCGGCCGCGACGCGGACGGAGGACCTGCTCTGGGCGCTCACGGCGGAGGGGATCGACGCCGTCTGGCTCGCCCGAGGCGGCTACGGGTGCATGCATTGCCTGCCGAGCCTGCCCAGCGAGGGGCTCGACGGGCGGCCGGTGATCGGCTGCTCGGACGCGACGGCGCTGTTTTCGGCGCTGGAGAAGACACGCAGCGGGCACCTCGTGCACGGGCCGATGCTGGAGTCGATCACGACGAAGGTGGACGAGGCGACGCGGACACGAATCCGGGCAATGCTGGCAGGCGAGGAGGTCGCGGCCATTCCGGCGACCCACTTCGCGGGGCCAGCGGACGAGGTGCGCGGGCGGGTGCTCGGGGGGAACCTGTGCGTGCTCGCGAGCCTCGCAGGGACGCCGTGGGCGCTGTCGGCCCGAGGGGCGATCGTGGTGCTGGAGGAGGTGACGGAGGTGCCCTACCGGGTCGATCGGCTGCTCACGCAGCTCCGGCTGAGCGGGGCGCTCGACGGCGCAGCGGGGATCGCGCTCGGCGATTTCACGAAGTGTGATCCGCCGGAGGGCGCCCGCTACGAGCTCACGGACGTGCTGCGCGAGGTGCTCGAGCCGCTCGGGCTGCCGGTGTGGTCGGCGCTGACGCTCGGCCACGACAAACGCAATCTGGCGTTTCGTGTCGGCGAGGAGGGCACGCTCGGGGCAGGCGGGCTCTCGCAAGAACGAAGCGCCTGA